In one Trichlorobacter lovleyi SZ genomic region, the following are encoded:
- the smc gene encoding chromosome segregation protein SMC: MKIKRLEIAGFKSFADKVVLDFQQGVTGVVGPNGCGKSNIVDAMRWCMGEQSAKNLRGKAMEDIIFAGSDSRKPLGMAEVSLVFSTEDGRAPAKYLEFSEIQLTRRLYRDGESEYLINKTPCRLLDISELFMDTGVGTKAYSIIEQGKIGQILHSRPEERRLLIEEAAGVTKYKTRKQLALKKIEATRQNLLRLADVLGEIKRQLNSLQRQAKKAEKFREYREELREIDLQFTLHQASTLQHDQHQAEQQLAELKNRMQEIVTAADTADNQVELQRLAMLEAEKALNIQQEEQFRFRSEAAACESDLNFCRKERDAIAERLTRLVAELQTISLQRDALATELTNLLQLQQTTGSDLLTAETELAGLLEGHKEQEQRYEELNRQLDAKRRELFSATGEATHCRTRHEQAQKRLVMLAERLERHTREEAQLIEKQAENAASHTKVEAEWRHCTLEHQAATTELARLTEQERVLKAQLPELEQLVQNRRDALSQNRSRLTSLQELEAQFAGYGQGVRLLMTESPLRSRFGGLLADNLLVPEEYEVAVEAVLAERLQTILCGSEQELISSIQYLRQHSAGRAQLTFPAGNTPPRTTSEIIGAPDLLSLVEVNDNARLPVQRMLAQVLLANSLEEALAYSRRYPEQTFVTREGDVVAPDGTVSGGSVETAQNGIIHKKREIRSLELPVENLLAELESCESERDRVRADLQGAAQELLQARSNLHQLDLTLTGLVKDRQQLEAQSAQLAERLKLLVLERSTLDEEQCLLQEEQKSAAIGQEAAELQARQLEQESRGITAEIEGQRLILATARETLTTQRVTVATLREQGEAHQRTRASLTAQLDEHERRIKNGADEQEQSENNRQELHNRIESEEIRLAALLEQQRRQDELLLLVRKQYETAAAELTTAEHDARLRRDEREAIRQLHADLSLKVSSLTLQREHLEQSLQDRHRIGLSEVRERLGEQTLDPVVARVRQTDLERLIDELGEVNLMAIEEYAGMEQRYDFLASQKSDLEESLQDLQQAIHRINRTTRKRFLEAFTLINEKFQEVFPRLFCGGRAELKLTDEQDLLETGIDIIVQPPGKKLANVMLLSGGEKALTAVALIFSIFLIKPTPFCLLDEVDAPLDDANIGRFNDMVREMSAISQFIIITHNKTTMAVADTLYGVTMEEPGASRLVSVRLH; this comes from the coding sequence ATGAAAATCAAACGACTTGAGATAGCCGGGTTTAAATCGTTTGCCGATAAGGTGGTACTGGATTTCCAGCAGGGGGTGACCGGCGTGGTAGGCCCCAACGGCTGCGGCAAATCCAACATTGTGGATGCGATGCGCTGGTGTATGGGGGAGCAATCCGCCAAGAACCTGCGCGGCAAGGCGATGGAAGACATCATCTTTGCAGGCAGCGACAGCAGGAAACCGTTGGGGATGGCAGAGGTTTCGCTTGTTTTTTCCACCGAAGACGGACGCGCCCCGGCCAAATATCTGGAATTTAGCGAGATACAGCTGACCCGTCGCCTCTATCGTGATGGCGAGAGTGAATACCTGATCAACAAGACCCCCTGCCGCCTGCTGGATATCTCGGAGCTGTTCATGGATACCGGGGTGGGCACCAAGGCCTATTCAATCATCGAGCAAGGCAAGATCGGCCAGATTCTGCATTCACGTCCTGAAGAACGGCGCCTGCTGATTGAAGAGGCCGCCGGCGTTACCAAATACAAGACCAGAAAACAGCTTGCCCTGAAAAAGATCGAAGCCACCCGCCAGAACCTGCTGCGGCTGGCAGATGTACTCGGCGAGATCAAGCGACAGCTCAACAGCCTGCAGCGCCAAGCCAAAAAGGCGGAAAAATTCCGGGAATACCGTGAAGAGCTGCGGGAGATCGACCTGCAGTTCACCCTGCACCAGGCCTCAACGCTGCAGCACGATCAGCACCAGGCCGAGCAGCAGCTGGCGGAACTGAAAAACCGGATGCAGGAGATAGTAACGGCAGCCGACACAGCAGACAATCAGGTGGAACTGCAGCGCCTGGCCATGCTGGAAGCCGAAAAGGCATTAAACATCCAACAGGAAGAACAGTTCCGGTTTCGCAGCGAAGCCGCTGCCTGTGAAAGCGACCTGAACTTCTGCCGCAAAGAGCGCGACGCCATTGCAGAACGGCTGACCAGACTGGTGGCCGAGCTTCAAACCATCTCCCTGCAGAGAGATGCACTTGCAACAGAACTGACCAACCTGCTCCAGCTGCAGCAGACGACCGGCAGTGATCTGCTTACGGCGGAAACAGAACTGGCCGGCCTGCTTGAGGGTCATAAAGAACAGGAACAGCGCTATGAAGAGCTGAACCGGCAGCTTGATGCAAAACGCAGAGAGCTGTTCAGCGCAACCGGTGAGGCAACCCACTGCCGTACCCGTCATGAACAGGCACAGAAACGCCTGGTCATGCTGGCAGAGCGCCTTGAACGCCACACACGGGAAGAAGCCCAGCTGATTGAAAAGCAGGCCGAAAACGCAGCCAGCCACACAAAGGTTGAAGCGGAATGGCGGCACTGCACCCTTGAGCATCAAGCGGCAACAACCGAGCTTGCTCGGCTTACCGAGCAGGAGCGGGTGCTGAAGGCGCAGCTGCCCGAGCTGGAACAGCTGGTGCAGAACCGTCGTGATGCCTTGAGTCAAAACCGCTCCCGCCTGACATCACTACAGGAGCTTGAGGCCCAGTTTGCCGGCTACGGTCAGGGGGTACGTCTTTTAATGACGGAATCACCGCTGCGGAGCCGCTTCGGAGGATTGCTGGCCGACAACCTGCTGGTGCCCGAGGAGTACGAGGTTGCTGTTGAGGCGGTACTGGCTGAACGTCTGCAAACAATCCTGTGCGGATCAGAGCAGGAACTGATCAGCTCAATCCAGTATCTTCGACAGCACTCTGCAGGACGCGCCCAGCTGACCTTTCCCGCCGGCAACACACCACCCCGCACCACCAGTGAGATTATCGGTGCACCAGACCTCCTCTCGCTGGTGGAGGTCAATGACAATGCCAGGCTGCCGGTACAGCGGATGCTTGCCCAGGTGCTCCTGGCGAACAGTCTTGAAGAGGCCCTGGCCTATTCCCGCCGCTATCCGGAACAGACCTTTGTCACCAGAGAGGGTGATGTTGTTGCACCCGACGGCACTGTCAGCGGCGGTTCAGTCGAGACCGCCCAGAATGGTATCATCCATAAAAAACGTGAAATCAGGTCGCTCGAGCTGCCGGTGGAAAACCTGCTGGCCGAACTGGAATCCTGCGAGTCCGAGCGGGACCGGGTACGCGCCGATCTGCAGGGTGCGGCTCAAGAACTGCTGCAGGCACGCAGCAACCTGCATCAGCTCGATCTGACCCTGACAGGGCTGGTCAAGGACCGGCAGCAACTTGAGGCTCAGTCGGCCCAGCTTGCTGAACGACTCAAGCTGTTAGTGCTTGAACGTTCCACGCTTGACGAAGAGCAGTGCCTACTGCAGGAAGAACAGAAAAGCGCCGCGATCGGCCAGGAGGCTGCAGAACTTCAGGCCAGACAACTTGAGCAGGAATCCCGCGGCATTACTGCCGAGATCGAGGGGCAGCGCCTGATCCTGGCTACGGCACGCGAGACCCTGACCACACAACGGGTCACCGTTGCCACCCTCCGGGAGCAGGGCGAGGCCCATCAGCGCACCAGGGCCTCCCTTACAGCCCAACTGGATGAGCATGAGCGCAGAATCAAAAACGGTGCGGACGAACAGGAGCAATCCGAGAACAACCGCCAAGAGCTGCATAACCGGATAGAATCCGAGGAGATCCGTCTTGCAGCCCTGCTTGAACAGCAACGCCGGCAGGATGAACTGCTGCTGCTTGTCAGAAAACAGTACGAGACAGCGGCAGCAGAGCTAACCACGGCAGAACATGATGCACGCCTGCGTCGCGACGAACGCGAGGCGATCCGCCAGCTGCATGCCGACCTGTCGCTGAAGGTCTCATCGCTCACCCTGCAGCGGGAACACCTTGAGCAGTCCCTGCAAGACCGCCACCGGATCGGCCTGTCCGAGGTGCGGGAGCGCCTGGGTGAACAGACGCTGGACCCTGTGGTTGCGCGGGTCCGCCAGACCGACCTTGAACGGCTGATCGACGAGTTGGGTGAAGTTAACCTGATGGCCATCGAAGAGTATGCCGGCATGGAACAGCGCTATGATTTTCTTGCCTCGCAGAAATCAGACCTTGAAGAATCGCTGCAGGATCTGCAACAGGCGATCCACCGCATCAACCGCACCACCCGCAAACGCTTCCTTGAGGCCTTTACCCTGATCAACGAAAAGTTCCAGGAGGTCTTTCCACGTCTGTTCTGCGGCGGCCGGGCAGAGCTGAAGCTGACCGACGAGCAGGATCTGCTGG